In Humulus lupulus chromosome 6, drHumLupu1.1, whole genome shotgun sequence, a single genomic region encodes these proteins:
- the LOC133784592 gene encoding uncharacterized protein LOC133784592 produces the protein MSHTIQHFSHNHLLESIHDIGRRYNAKIICNLCELIIDPNQICYACSEFWCVYSLHKACAELPQYLDHALHPDHDHHLKLKKRSSDNTTLCYYCDNSFQSQEVLAYACNQCALHMHTACATIPVPSLISDNDKDDNAQYFCHQLPMKLLERDSSKDQAKCFVCQSVWSNSAYSCSSTSCKNFLHHSCANFQLKIDRHPFHSNHPLTLQFSKPQSCNLCCKTDCRLIFRCQNNECNFNLCTKCVVPKTTVRCQSHDHSLYFVDEAFFKSVCHACQKSYTQWSDHLVPEEVNLTQAFLFRCMECDFSLHFLCGPLPSIIKFDYHIHSLTLVDHYTSKYDHYDEFYCDICEKERNPNFRVYCCNDCDYVAHIHCLLSEIMKVIKEDSNDVKLMSLGESRWTDQFIDTETDDKAREVTLGELLSNTLTDQDSAMLNHPFTFGSSSEDKTFVEQYYNFVRREINPPLFDHQLRSIENIYKINQFPSFGSDDFKSFFWELLCYRPREGLKLDEKYLRQKVVDIKGYKVPVTLAPILNTLLHQYTESDLFGARVSSWTPGMKSVLATMFCVVCDQMCRTKIEDVTKDVLQNWVFYLNAIAGARYTNYIILYTFIGRVIERFFYFEAVRYERDNKEKLKLRITELEAEMKQCKEKLDMFNTQMSESLEKIKDPISDTLKLKGKTVDELIDFGQLLNTQYKPSYFT, from the exons ATGTCTCATACAATTCAACATTTCTCTCACAACCATCTTTTGGAAAGCATTCATGATATAGGACGTAGATACAATGCTAAAATAATATGTAACCTATGTGAGCTTATAATCGACCCCAATCAAATATGCTACGCTTGCAGTGAATTCTGGTGTGTCTATTCCCTCCACAAAGCATGTGCTGAGTTGCCGCAATATCTTGATCATGCGTTGCATCCTGACCATGATCATCATCTGAAGCTCAAGAAAAGATCATCAGACAACACAACTCTCTGCTATTACTGTGACAATTCTTTTCAAAGCCAAGAAGTTCTTGCTTACGCCTGCAATCAATGTGCTCTCCACATGCATACTGCATGTGCTACCATTCCTGTACCATCCTTGATATCCGACAACGATAAAGATGACAATGCTCAATATTTCTGCCACCAGCTTCCAATGAAATTGCTTGAGCGTGATAGTTCAAAGGACCAAGCCAAATGTTTTGTGTGTCAATCAGTATGGTCTAATTCGGCCTATTCTTGCTCCTCTACATCATGTAAGAATTTTCTTCACCACTCTTGTGCAAATTTTCAATTGAAAATTGATAGGCATCCTTTTCATTCAAACCATCCTCTCACACTTCAGTTTAGTAAGCCTCAATCTTGCAATTTATGCTGCAAGACAGATTGTAGGCTAATTTTTAGGTGTCAGAATAATGAGTGTAACTTTAATTTGTGTACAAAATGTGTTGTTCCTAAGACAACTGTGAGATGTCAAAGTCATGATCACTCACTTTACTTTGTGGACGAAGCATTTTTCAAAAGTGTTTGTCATGCTTGTCAAAAATCGTATACACAGTGGAGTGATCATCTTGTTCCTGAGGAAGTGAATCTTACCCAAGCCTTCTTATTTCGATGCATGGAATGTGATTTTAGCCTCCATTTTTTATGTGGTCCATTGCCATCCATCATTAAATTTGATTACCACATACATTCTTTGACTCTTGTTGATCATTACACAAGCAAATATGACCATTATGATGAATTCTATTGCGACAtatgtgaaaaagaaagaaatcCAAACTTCCGCGTGTACTGTTGTAACGATTGCGATTACGTTGCACATATTCATTGCCTACtttctgag ATCATGAAGGTGATAAAGGAGGATAGCAATGATGTGAAGTTAATGAGCTTGGGAGAGAGTCGGTGGACTGATCAATTTATTGACACAGAAACAGACGACAAGGCACGTGAAGTGACCCTTGGAGAGTTATTGAGCAACACTCTAACTGATCAAGACAGTGCAATGTTGAATCATCCCTTTACTTTTGGTTCTTCGTCTGAGGACAAGACTTTTGTAGAACAATATTACAACTTTGTTAGGCGAGAGATCAATCCTCCTCTATTTGATCATCAATTGCGATcaattgaaaatatttataaaatcaatCAGTTTCCTTCTTTTGGCTCAGACGATTTCAAGAGCTTTTTTTGGGAGCTTCTATGTTATAGACCTAGAGAAGGTTTGAAATTGGATGAAAAGTACTTGAGACAAAAGGTTGTGGATATCAAGGGTTATAAGGTACCAGTCACATTGGCCCCAATCTTAAACACTTTGCTCCACCAGTACACAGAATCAGATTTGTTTGGCGCAAGGGTCTCAAGTTGGACACCTGGAATGAAAAGTGTCTTGGCTACAATGTTTTGTGTAGTTTGTGATCAAATGTGCAGAACTAAGATTGAAGACGTTACGAAAGATGTTCTCCAGAACTGGGTTTTCTATCTAAATGCCATTGCAGGAGCTAGATACACAAATTATATTATACTTTATACTTTTATAGGAAGAGTCATTGAACGATTTTTCTATTTTGAAGCAGTTAGATATGAAAGAGACAATAAAGAAAAACTGAAGTTGAGGATCACAGAGTTAGAAGCTGAAATGAAGCAATGCAAAGAGAAGCTTGACATGTTCAACACGCAGATGTCTGAGAGCTTGGAGAAAATTAAAGATCCCATCAGTGACACTCTGAAATTGAAAGGAAAAACTGTGGATGAATTAATTGATTTTGGTCAACTTCTAAATACGCAATACAAGCCTTCATATTTTACTTAA